One region of Gopherus evgoodei ecotype Sinaloan lineage chromosome 16, rGopEvg1_v1.p, whole genome shotgun sequence genomic DNA includes:
- the GPR21 gene encoding probable G-protein coupled receptor 21, whose product MNSTLVGNQSGRPFCLLAISYLETINFCLLEVIIIVFLTVLIISGNIIVIFVFHCAPLLNHHTTSYFIQTMAYADLLVGVSCLVPSLSLLHYPIVLRESLVCQVFGYVVSVLKSVSMASLACISIDRYIAITKPLTYNSLVTPWRLRVCILIIWLYSCVVFLPAFFHWGKPGYHGDVFQWCADSWYTDRYFTLFIVMMLYAPAAFIVCFTYFNIFRICQQHTKEINERRVRFSSQDGEAGEAQHCPDKRYAMVLFRITSVFYILWLPYIIYFLLESSAVYRNHTASFLTTWLAISNSFCNCVIYSLSNSVFQKGLKRLSGVVCTSCARQRVVKDSSTSRSKRPSNGCHV is encoded by the coding sequence ATGAACTCCACCTTGGTTGGTAACCAGAGTGGGCGGCCATTCTGCCTCCTGGCCATTAGCTACTTGGAGACCATAAATTTTTGCCTCCTGGAGGTGATTATAATAGTGTTTCTCACCGTGCTGATCATTTCAGGCAATATTATAGTGATATTTGTCTTTCACTGTGCACCTTTACTGAACCACCACACCACCAGCTACTTCATCCAGACGATGGCATATGCTGACCTCCTGGTGGGTGTGAGCTGTCTGGTGCCTTCTTTGTCCTTACTCCACTATCCCATTGTTTTGAGAGAGTCCTTGGTTTGCCAGGTCTTTGGTTATGTGGTATCTGTGCTCAAAAGTGTCTCCATGGCCTCTCTGGCTTGCATTAGCATTGATAGATACATTGCCATCACCAAACCACTGACCTACAATAGTCTGGTCACCCCGTGGAGACTTCGCGTCTGCATCCTGATCATTTGGTTGTACTCCTGTGTAGTCTTCTTACCTGCCTTCTTTCACTGGGGAAAGCCTGGATATCATGGGGATGTGTTTCAGTGGTGTGCCGACTCCTGGTACACTGATCGCTATTTCACTCTCTTCATTGTGATGATGCTCTATGCCCCTGCCGCTTTCATCGTCTGCTTCACATACTTCAATATCttccgcatctgccagcagcacaccAAGGAAATCAATGAAAGGCGAGTGCGCTTCAGCTCCCAGGATGGGGAGGCTGGGGAGGCACAGCACTGCCCCGACAAGCGCTATGCCATGGTTCTCTTCCGCATCACCAGTGTCTTCTACATCCTCTGGTTGCCCTACATCATCTATTTTTTGCTGGAGAGTTCTGCTGTCTATAGAAACCATACTGCATCCTTTTTGACCACTTGGCTTGCCATTAGCAACAGTTTCTGCAACTGTGTCATTTACAGTCTCTCCAACAGTGTGTTTCAGAAGGGGCTTAAGCGCCTCTCGGGAGTTGTTTGCACCTCTTGCGCAAGACAGAGGGTAGTTAAGGACTCCTCAACTTCTAGGAGCAAAAGACCTTCCAATGGATGCCATGTCTAA